A genomic region of Lagopus muta isolate bLagMut1 chromosome 19, bLagMut1 primary, whole genome shotgun sequence contains the following coding sequences:
- the GTF3C4 gene encoding general transcription factor 3C polypeptide 4 produces MAATAESGGGPSAPVAGEEEPPLGLDSLVEEAAATAAASAGFRLTAVRREPAVRLQHGVSGLEPLAWSEDHRVSVSTARSIAVLEQLSDVHGGGQEMVIHRTAVPAPGAACLLKVGPKKEVAECKEKFANSMDPTVSQTFMLDRVFNPEGKSLPPMRGFKYSSWSPLGCDANGRCLLAALTMDNRLTIHANLNRLQWVQLVDLTEIYGERLYEANYRLTKADTPRGELEDFSEFQRRHSMQTPVRMEWSGICTTQQVKHNNECRDVGSVLLAVLFENSNIAVWQFQLPFLGKESITSCNTIESGISSPSVLSWWEYEHNNRKMSGLIVGSAFGPVKILPVNLKAVKGYFTLRQPVVLWQEMDQLPVHSIKCIPLYHPYQKCSCSLVVAARGAYVFWCLLLISKAGLNVHNSHVTGLHSLPIVSMTADKQNGTVYTCSNDGKVRQLIPIFTDVALKFEHQLIKLSEVFGSVRTHGIAVSPCGAYLAVITTEGMTNGLHPVNKNYQVQFVTLKTFEEAAAQLLESSVQNLFRQVDLTDLVRWKILKDKHIPQFLQEALDKKIESCGSTYFWRFKLFLLRILYQSMQKAPSEVMWKPSHEDAKILISDSPGMGSTEDDQEEGTSKQASKQSLCDTGKGMDIDDTADDSLPQSSDIGGREPMEEKLLEIQAQIEAVEMHLTREHMKRVLGEVYLHTWITENTSIPTRGVCDFLMSDDGYDDRTARVLIGHILKKMNKQTFPEHCSLCKEILPFTDRKQAVCSNGHIWLRCFLTYQSCQSLVYRRCLLHDSIARHPTPEDPEWIKRLLQGPCTFCDSPVF; encoded by the exons ATGGCGGCGACGGCGGAGAGCGGAGGCGGCCCGTCAGCGCCGGTGGCGGGGGAGGAGGAGCCGCCTCTGGGACTCGATTCGCTGGTGGAGGAAGCGGCGGCGACCGCGGCGGCCAGCGCGGGGTTCCGATTGACGGCGGTGAGGAGAGAACCGGCGGTGCGGCTGCAGCACGGGGTCAGCGGGTTGGAGCCGCTGGCCTGGTCGGAGGATCACCGGGTGTCGGTGAGCACCGCCCGCAGCATCGCcgtgctggagcagctcagcgACGTGCACGGCGGCGGGCAGGAGATGGTCATCCATCGCACGGCCGTGCCCGCGCCCGGCGCCGCCTGCCTGCTGAAG GTTGGCCCAAAAAAGGAGGTAGCGGAATGCAAAGAGAAGTTTGCCAATTCCATGGATCCAACTGTTAGTCAGACTTTTATGCTGGATCGTGTGTTCAATCCAGAGGGAAAGTCGCTGCCGCCGATGCGAGGATTCAAGTATTCCAGCTGGTCACCACTGGGCTGCGATGCCAACGGAAGGTGCCTGCTTGCAGCTTTAACCATGGACAATCGATTGACCATCCACGCAAACCTCAACAGGCTGCAGTGGGTGCAGCTGGTGGACCTGACGGAAATCTATGGGGAACGTTTGTATGAAGCCAATTACAGACTGACGAAGGCTGACACTCCCAGGGGAGAATTAGAAGACTTCTCTGAATTTCAGCGGCGGCACAGCATGCAGACCCCAGTACGCATGGAGTGGTCGGGTATCTGTACCACTCAGCAGGTTAAACACAACAACGAATGTCGGGATGTTGGCAGCGTGCTCTTAGCAGTGCTCTTTGAAAACAGTAACATTGCGGTTTGGCAATTTCAGCTTCCGTTTCTGGGTAAGGAATCAATTACTTCTTGTAATACCATAGAGTCCGGAATAAGTTCTCCGAGTGTCCTGTCTTGGTGGGAATATGAACATAACAACCGAAAGATGAGTGGACTTATTGTAGGCAGTGCTTTTGGACCAGTTAAAATCCTTCCCGTCAATCTGAAAGCAGTCAAAGGCTACTTTACGCTCAGGCAGCCCGTAGTCTTATGGCAAGAAATGGACCAGTTGCCAGTGCATAGTATCAAATGTATTCCTCTTTACCATCCCTACCAGAAATGTAGTTGTAGCTTAGTGGTGGCTGCAAGAGGAGCTTACGTGTTTTGGTGTCTTCTGTTGATATCCAAGGCAGGTCTGAATGTCCATAATTCCCACGTGACAGGGCTACATTCTTTGCCAATTGTATCTATGACGGCGGACAAACAGAACGGCACAGTGTATACGTGCTCCAACGATGGAAAGGTAAGGCAGCTGATTCCTATCTTTACAGATGTTGCTTTAAAGTTTGAGCACCAGCTGATTAAGCTCTCAGAAGTGTTTGGCTCTGTAAGGACTCACGGAATAGCTGTTAGCCCCTGCGGTGCATACTTAGCAGTTATTACGACCGAGGGCATGACTAACGGCCTTCACCCTGTTAACAAAAACTACCAAGTTCAGTTTGTTACCCTTAAGACTTTTGAGGaggcagctgcacagctcttgGAATCTTCTGTACAGAACCTTTTCCGGCAAGTGGACTTGACAGATCTTGTGCGCTGGAAAATCTTGAAGGATAAGCATATTCCTCAATTTTTACAGGAAGCACTGGATAAAAAGATTGAGAGCTGTGGTTCTACTTATTTCTGGCGGTTTAAGCTGTTTCTCCTGAGGATTTTATACCAGTCAATGCAGAAAGCTCCCTCAGAGGTGATGTGGAAACCTTCCCACGAGGATGCAAAAATACTGATATCTGATTCCCCTGGAATGGGCAGCACTGAAGACGATCAAGAGGAAGGAACTTCTAAACAAGCCAGCAAGCAGAGCCTATGTGACACAGGCAAAGGTATGGACATAGATGACACTGCAGATGATTCTCTTCCTCAGTCGAGTGACATAGGAGGCCGTGAGCCAATGGAAGAAAAGCTTCTTGAAATACAGGCACAAATTGAGGCAGTAGAAATGCACTTGACACGAGAACACATGAAACGGGTGTTGGGAGAAGTTTATCTACACACATGGATTACAGAAAACACCAGTATTCCCACCAGAGGAGTCTGTGATTTCTTAATGTCCGATGATGGATATGATGACAGAACAGCACGA GTGCTGATTGGGCAtatcttaaagaaaatgaacaaacagacttttccagagcactgcagcttgTGTAAGGAGATCCTGCCATTCACTGATCGCAAACAGGCAGTCTGCTCCAATGGACATATTTGGCTCAG GTGCTTTCTAACCTACCAGTCCTGTCAGAGTTTGGTGTACAGGAGGTGTTTGCTTCACGACAGCATTGCACGGCATCCAACCCCAGAAG ATCCTGAGTGGATCAAGAGGTTATTGCAAGGACCCTGCACGTTCTGCGACTCTCCTGTGTTCTAG